A section of the Amycolatopsis sp. AA4 genome encodes:
- a CDS encoding amidohydrolase family protein — MTRTLFTGGTVFDGAGSAPAPADVAVEDGRIVEVGTGLDGDRAVDCAGATLLPGMFDCHVHVTVSDLGLLQRVQKPFSYQFYEAARNLWTTLKLGITTVRDAAGADLGIKQAVADGLIPGPRLEIAIGLISPTGGHGDGWMPSGHCVPLSLPHPGRPSALADGPDEMRRVARTLLRAGADVLKVCTTGGVLSPRDDPRHSQFTPEELDVLVAEATMQGRAVMAHAQGAEGVKNAVRAGIRSIEHGIYLDDEAIELMLAHGTWLVPTLVAPVNVIRAAAAGAALPDAVVQKAKEVAEVHLDSVRRAAEAGVRIAMGTDSGVGPHGTNLEELELMRSAGMSPADVLVAATSSAARLLGKDAELGRLAPGYRADLVVVSGDVYDFPALAGNVREVWQDGARAV; from the coding sequence ATGACGCGGACCCTTTTCACCGGCGGCACGGTGTTCGACGGGGCGGGCAGCGCGCCCGCGCCGGCGGACGTCGCGGTCGAGGACGGCCGGATCGTCGAGGTCGGCACGGGCCTCGACGGCGACCGCGCGGTGGACTGCGCCGGAGCGACGCTGCTGCCCGGGATGTTCGACTGCCACGTGCACGTCACGGTGTCCGACCTCGGGTTGCTGCAGCGGGTGCAGAAGCCGTTCTCGTACCAGTTCTACGAGGCCGCCCGGAACCTGTGGACGACGCTGAAGCTCGGCATCACCACGGTCCGCGACGCCGCCGGGGCCGATCTCGGCATCAAGCAGGCGGTCGCGGACGGCCTGATTCCCGGTCCCCGCTTGGAAATCGCGATCGGCCTGATCAGCCCGACCGGCGGGCACGGCGACGGATGGATGCCGTCCGGGCACTGCGTTCCGCTGTCGCTCCCGCACCCCGGCCGCCCGAGCGCGCTGGCCGACGGACCGGACGAGATGCGCCGAGTCGCACGGACGCTGTTGCGCGCCGGGGCCGACGTGCTGAAGGTCTGCACGACCGGTGGCGTGCTGTCTCCTCGGGACGATCCGCGGCATTCGCAGTTCACGCCGGAGGAATTGGACGTCCTGGTCGCCGAAGCGACCATGCAGGGCCGCGCGGTGATGGCCCACGCCCAGGGCGCGGAGGGGGTCAAGAACGCCGTCCGCGCCGGGATCCGGTCGATCGAACACGGCATCTACCTCGACGACGAAGCGATCGAACTGATGCTCGCGCACGGCACCTGGCTCGTCCCGACGCTGGTGGCCCCGGTGAACGTCATCCGCGCGGCCGCCGCCGGTGCCGCCCTGCCGGACGCGGTGGTGCAGAAGGCGAAAGAGGTCGCGGAGGTCCACCTCGATTCGGTGCGCCGGGCCGCCGAAGCCGGGGTCCGGATCGCGATGGGCACCGACAGCGGCGTCGGCCCGCACGGGACGAACCTCGAAGAGCTGGAACTGATGCGCTCGGCCGGGATGAGCCCCGCGGACGTGCTGGTCGCCGCCACGTCGTCGGCCGCTCGGCTGCTGGGCAAGGACGCCGAACTGGGCCGGCTGGCTCCCGGATATCGCGCGGATCTCGTGGTCGTTTCGGGCGATGTGTACGATTTCCCGGCTCTGGCGGGGAACGTTCGGGAAGTGTGGCAGGACGGAGCGCGCGCGGTTTAG
- a CDS encoding low temperature requirement protein A, with amino-acid sequence MKTGERHASWLELFFDLVAVAGVAQLSHLVRGTTSWSDAGLYVVCFLAFWTAWMCFTVYGNVTGEAARTMPVLLAMAGLVFMAGSVHDLGEHAQGFAISYVAVRALASRVWEGRESTRIIVEWPVVHAGMGVVPWVVSLWVDAPWKYALWALGLGIDLVAGLTMSGEQVAERVAERVSQSKRSAPGLAFAHLDIAHFGERLGLFTIIVLGEGVLTVTDAMTEIPDWEWPLLSTVLGVLALLAALWGAALYQGFGGIPYLSQTAWGPRVLLPVHCLVAGLLAALAAGFGDAVESVAHGHVAAGTRWLLCGCVAAFTMVGVVARAASGMWRGWDFAAVLAGVGIPAALAFLGGALTPPRFLWVLLLAVLPGLVREFPWRRRGAAAGAEGP; translated from the coding sequence ATGAAAACCGGGGAACGCCACGCGTCCTGGCTCGAACTTTTCTTCGACCTGGTGGCGGTCGCCGGCGTCGCCCAGCTTTCGCACCTCGTGCGCGGAACGACTTCCTGGAGCGACGCCGGCCTCTACGTCGTGTGCTTCCTCGCGTTCTGGACCGCGTGGATGTGCTTCACCGTGTACGGCAACGTCACCGGCGAAGCGGCCCGCACGATGCCGGTGCTGCTGGCGATGGCCGGACTGGTTTTCATGGCCGGTTCGGTGCACGACCTCGGCGAGCACGCGCAGGGCTTCGCCATCTCGTATGTGGCCGTGCGCGCGCTTGCGAGCCGGGTGTGGGAAGGCCGCGAAAGCACGCGGATCATCGTCGAATGGCCCGTGGTGCACGCCGGGATGGGCGTGGTGCCGTGGGTTGTTTCGTTGTGGGTCGACGCGCCGTGGAAGTACGCGCTGTGGGCGCTCGGGCTGGGGATCGACCTGGTGGCCGGGCTGACCATGTCGGGGGAGCAGGTGGCGGAACGGGTCGCGGAACGGGTCTCCCAGTCCAAGCGATCCGCTCCGGGGCTGGCTTTCGCGCATCTGGACATCGCGCATTTCGGCGAGCGCTTGGGACTTTTCACGATCATCGTGCTCGGCGAGGGCGTCCTGACGGTCACCGACGCGATGACCGAGATCCCGGACTGGGAGTGGCCGCTGCTCTCGACCGTGCTCGGGGTTTTGGCGCTGCTGGCGGCTTTGTGGGGAGCGGCGCTGTACCAGGGGTTCGGCGGGATCCCGTATTTGTCGCAGACCGCTTGGGGGCCGCGCGTTCTGCTGCCGGTGCACTGCCTGGTGGCCGGTCTGCTGGCGGCTTTGGCGGCGGGTTTCGGGGATGCCGTGGAGTCTGTCGCGCATGGGCATGTCGCCGCGGGGACGCGATGGTTGCTGTGCGGATGCGTCGCGGCGTTCACAATGGTGGGCGTGGTCGCACGGGCGGCTTCCGGGATGTGGCGGGGGTGGGATTTCGCCGCGGTGCTCGCCGGGGTGGGGATTCCGGCCGCGTTGGCCTTCCTCGGCGGGGCGCTGACTCCGCCGCGGTTTTTGTGGGTGTTGCTGCTGGCCGTGCTGCCGGGGTTGGTGCGGGAGTTTCCTTGGCGTCGGCGGGGTGCTGCTGCGGGCGCGGAAGGTCCGTGA
- a CDS encoding alpha/beta fold hydrolase, with protein MIAEDAETAQHRCPVEGGELAVRTTGEGPRLLLVPGGTGSADSFRALVKLLRTDFTVITYDRRGHFSSTDTTTGPVPVALQADDALAVLDHVGGTGPVSMFGTSAGALIGLDLVARYPDRVATFVAHEPPAIQLMPDAAGILEAAAAQVRLARSGDLMGAVTRFADGIAGAALPDLPHLRLPNEADWLRLFDRELTEFFDYLPDLRALRRTNTEIVPVAGEASRGWYHYQPAKILALELGLPFTETPGAHLAPQRNPAKFAAALKELLANA; from the coding sequence ATGATCGCGGAAGATGCGGAGACTGCCCAGCATCGCTGTCCGGTCGAGGGCGGGGAACTGGCCGTCCGCACGACCGGCGAGGGGCCGCGGCTGCTGCTGGTCCCCGGCGGCACCGGTTCGGCGGACTCGTTCCGGGCGCTGGTCAAGCTCTTGCGCACGGATTTCACCGTGATCACCTACGATCGCCGCGGCCATTTTTCCAGCACGGACACCACGACCGGGCCCGTTCCGGTGGCCCTGCAGGCGGACGACGCCCTCGCGGTGCTCGACCACGTCGGCGGCACCGGGCCGGTTTCGATGTTCGGCACCAGTGCCGGTGCGTTGATCGGGCTGGATCTCGTCGCGCGGTACCCGGATCGGGTTGCCACGTTCGTCGCGCACGAGCCGCCCGCGATCCAGCTCATGCCGGACGCCGCGGGCATTCTCGAGGCCGCCGCGGCGCAGGTTCGGTTGGCCCGTTCGGGTGATCTGATGGGGGCGGTCACGCGGTTCGCGGACGGGATCGCCGGCGCCGCCCTGCCCGACCTGCCGCATCTGCGGCTGCCGAACGAGGCCGACTGGCTCCGGCTGTTCGACCGCGAGCTGACCGAGTTCTTCGACTACCTGCCGGACTTGCGCGCGCTGCGCCGGACGAACACCGAGATCGTGCCGGTCGCCGGGGAGGCCAGCCGCGGCTGGTACCACTACCAGCCCGCCAAAATCCTCGCGCTCGAACTCGGGCTGCCGTTCACCGAGACGCCGGGTGCGCACCTGGCGCCGCAACGCAATCCGGCCAAGTTCGCGGCGGCGTTGAAGGAACTTCTCGCCAACGCCTGA
- a CDS encoding pyridoxamine 5'-phosphate oxidase family protein, with amino-acid sequence MTSWDEFSAAAPSLASRVRARFAAADSHVLATLRRDGAPRVSGSEIDFRDGEAYLGSMLGAVKARDLQRDDRFALHAFPGIEDDCDAKIAGHAVEITDPAEVARVQEGQESHLFRLDLREAVVTWVEDNTLWIESWHPGSWVRFARPDNGPAVRTELEVS; translated from the coding sequence ATGACGAGTTGGGATGAGTTCAGTGCCGCCGCCCCGTCACTGGCCTCGCGCGTACGAGCCCGCTTCGCCGCCGCGGATTCGCACGTCTTGGCCACTTTGCGACGCGACGGCGCGCCACGAGTAAGCGGTTCGGAGATCGACTTCCGCGACGGCGAGGCGTACCTCGGGTCGATGCTCGGCGCGGTCAAGGCCCGCGATCTCCAACGCGACGACCGGTTCGCGCTCCACGCGTTCCCCGGCATCGAGGACGACTGCGACGCGAAAATCGCCGGCCACGCGGTGGAGATCACCGACCCGGCGGAGGTCGCGCGCGTCCAGGAGGGGCAGGAAAGCCACCTGTTCCGGCTGGATCTGCGAGAGGCCGTGGTGACGTGGGTGGAAGACAACACGCTGTGGATCGAATCGTGGCACCCCGGCAGCTGGGTGCGCTTCGCGAGACCGGACAACGGCCCCGCGGTGCGGACGGAACTGGAGGTGAGCTGA
- a CDS encoding VOC family protein, giving the protein MKLTSTVLDAPDPRTLAEFYRKLLGWPIGTDEPEWVTLRPPGGGAGLSFQLETQYVPPVWPATVGEQQMQLHLDFEVDGRTALQAAVTKAVAAGARVAEFQPQPHVRVLLDPAGHPFCLWTDDRP; this is encoded by the coding sequence ATGAAACTCACCTCCACCGTCCTAGACGCACCCGACCCCCGCACGCTGGCCGAGTTCTACCGGAAGCTGCTCGGATGGCCGATCGGCACTGACGAACCGGAGTGGGTCACGTTGCGCCCACCCGGCGGCGGGGCAGGGCTGTCGTTTCAGCTGGAAACCCAGTACGTGCCCCCGGTCTGGCCCGCGACCGTCGGGGAGCAGCAGATGCAACTGCACCTCGACTTCGAGGTCGACGGACGCACGGCGCTGCAAGCCGCAGTCACAAAGGCGGTCGCCGCGGGTGCGCGGGTGGCGGAGTTCCAGCCGCAACCCCACGTGCGCGTACTGCTGGACCCGGCAGGGCACCCGTTCTGCCTCTGGACTGACGACCGGCCCTAG
- a CDS encoding steroid 3-ketoacyl-CoA thiolase: MGEPVIVAAARTPIGKRGGWLSGLHAAELLGAAVRGVVERAGIDPAQVEQVIGGAVTQAGEQCGNLTRTAWLHAGLPESTGATTIDAQCGSAQQAAHLVAGLIAADAISVGVACGAEAMSRVPLGANRGEGVGSPKPDSWSIDMPDQYGAAERIAIRRGITREDVDAFGVRSQANAAAAWSAGHFSREIVPVTTEAGVVDRDQGLRETTMEGLARLKPVVPDGIHTAGSSSQISDGAAAVLIMDASLARSLGLRPRARIRRQALVGAEPYYHLDGPVQATTRVLEAAGMKIGDVDLFEVNEAFASVVLSWQRMHNPDESRVNVNGGAIALGHPVGSTGARLLTTALHELERRDATTALVSMCAGGAMATATILERI, from the coding sequence GTGGGCGAACCGGTGATCGTGGCCGCGGCACGCACGCCGATCGGCAAGCGCGGCGGCTGGCTGTCCGGCCTGCACGCGGCCGAACTGCTGGGCGCGGCGGTGCGCGGGGTGGTCGAACGGGCCGGCATCGATCCGGCTCAGGTGGAGCAGGTGATCGGCGGAGCGGTCACGCAGGCGGGCGAGCAGTGCGGCAACCTGACCCGCACCGCGTGGCTGCACGCGGGCCTGCCGGAATCGACCGGAGCCACGACGATCGACGCGCAATGCGGTTCGGCGCAGCAGGCCGCGCATCTGGTGGCCGGGTTGATCGCGGCGGACGCGATCAGCGTCGGCGTGGCCTGCGGTGCGGAAGCGATGAGCCGGGTGCCGCTGGGCGCGAACCGCGGCGAGGGCGTCGGCTCCCCCAAGCCGGACTCGTGGTCGATCGACATGCCGGACCAATACGGTGCGGCGGAACGGATCGCGATCCGGCGAGGCATCACGCGCGAGGACGTCGACGCTTTCGGCGTGCGGTCGCAGGCCAATGCCGCGGCCGCGTGGTCGGCCGGGCATTTCTCCCGGGAAATCGTGCCGGTCACGACGGAAGCCGGGGTGGTGGACCGGGATCAGGGCTTGCGCGAGACCACAATGGAGGGTCTGGCACGGTTGAAGCCCGTGGTGCCGGACGGAATCCACACGGCGGGCTCGTCGTCCCAGATCTCCGACGGCGCCGCGGCGGTGCTGATCATGGACGCCTCGCTGGCCCGCTCGCTGGGCCTTCGCCCCCGCGCCCGAATCCGGCGGCAAGCGCTCGTCGGCGCGGAACCGTACTACCACCTCGACGGCCCGGTCCAGGCCACGACGAGGGTCTTGGAGGCGGCCGGGATGAAGATCGGGGACGTGGACCTGTTCGAGGTGAACGAGGCCTTCGCGTCGGTCGTGCTTTCGTGGCAGCGCATGCACAATCCGGACGAGTCGCGGGTGAACGTGAACGGCGGGGCGATCGCGCTGGGACATCCGGTAGGGAGCACCGGCGCGCGGTTGTTGACGACCGCGCTGCACGAACTGGAACGGCGGGACGCGACGACGGCGCTGGTGTCGATGTGCGCTGGCGGGGCGATGGCTACGGCGACGATCCTGGAGCGGATCTGA
- a CDS encoding cytochrome P450 — MAAPLLPAGFDFTDPDLYASRLPLEEFAELRRTAPVWWNPQPHNTAGFGDDGYWVVTRHADVKAVSRDSELYSSREKTAIIRFDDQMTAEGLDANRLVLLNMDAPQHTKLRRIVSKGFTPRSIAKLEDTLRDRAERIVHEAKKKGSGDFVTDVACELPLQAIAELIGVPQEDRLKIFDWSNQMIAYDDPEYDLEPIAASAELVDYAWNMAEDRRRCPMDDIVTKLVQADVDGESLGSDEFGFFVILLAVAGNETTRNAITHGMKAFLDHPDQWDIFKEQRPKTAPDEIVRWATPVVAFQRTATRDTELGGARIRKGDRVGMFYSSANFDPEVFDEPGKFDILREDNQHVGFGGTGSHYCIGANLARLEIDLIFNAIADVMPGIAKVSAPERLRSSWLNGIKHYQVRYA, encoded by the coding sequence GTGGCAGCCCCCCTTTTGCCCGCCGGTTTCGACTTCACCGATCCGGACCTCTACGCCAGCCGGCTGCCCCTGGAGGAGTTCGCCGAACTCCGCCGCACGGCGCCCGTCTGGTGGAACCCGCAGCCGCACAACACCGCAGGCTTCGGCGACGACGGCTACTGGGTCGTCACGCGCCACGCCGACGTCAAGGCGGTCTCGCGCGACAGCGAGCTCTACTCGTCGAGGGAAAAGACCGCGATCATCCGGTTCGACGACCAGATGACGGCCGAGGGCCTCGACGCCAACCGGCTCGTCCTGCTGAACATGGACGCGCCGCAGCACACCAAGCTCCGCCGCATCGTGTCGAAGGGGTTCACCCCGCGCTCGATCGCGAAGCTCGAGGACACCCTGCGCGACCGCGCCGAGCGGATCGTGCACGAGGCCAAGAAGAAGGGCTCCGGCGACTTCGTCACCGACGTCGCGTGCGAGCTGCCGCTGCAGGCGATCGCCGAACTGATCGGCGTGCCGCAGGAGGACCGGCTCAAGATCTTCGACTGGTCCAACCAGATGATCGCCTACGACGACCCGGAATACGACCTCGAGCCGATCGCCGCGTCCGCGGAGCTCGTCGACTACGCCTGGAACATGGCCGAGGACCGCCGCCGCTGCCCGATGGACGACATCGTCACGAAGCTCGTCCAGGCCGACGTCGACGGCGAATCGCTCGGCTCCGACGAGTTCGGGTTCTTCGTGATCCTGCTGGCCGTCGCGGGCAACGAGACCACCCGCAACGCGATCACGCACGGCATGAAGGCGTTCCTCGACCACCCGGACCAGTGGGACATCTTCAAGGAGCAGCGCCCGAAGACCGCGCCGGACGAGATCGTCCGCTGGGCGACGCCGGTCGTCGCGTTCCAGCGCACCGCGACCCGCGACACCGAACTCGGCGGCGCGCGGATCCGCAAGGGCGACCGCGTCGGGATGTTCTACAGCTCGGCCAACTTCGACCCCGAAGTCTTCGACGAACCCGGCAAGTTCGACATCCTCCGCGAGGACAACCAGCACGTCGGCTTCGGCGGCACCGGTTCGCACTACTGCATCGGCGCGAACCTCGCCCGGCTGGAGATCGACCTGATCTTCAACGCGATCGCCGACGTGATGCCGGGCATCGCCAAGGTCTCCGCGCCCGAGCGGCTGCGTTCCAGCTGGCTCAACGGGATCAAGCACTACCAGGTCCGCTACGCCTGA
- a CDS encoding transglutaminase family protein has product MRTTVDVEFGVRVTKPGLAAISVAAVRADAGELAVSDAGSARTAEFEHGTRAEVYDLAEGEHRVTYHGERVLHRGNAESVTLADIARYTRPSRYCPSDRMGGLLPPGIGELTGARARVQAIVDHVHRRLAYVVGSGGPTHDAIDTLLAGEGVCRDFAHVCVALCRLVDVPARYTSVYAPGLQPMDFHAVFEAGIDGRWYVFDATRLAPRQTMLRIATGRDAADTPFLATLGCELDFLGATVFATTDEPLPRDDGHAPVVLA; this is encoded by the coding sequence GTGCGCACGACGGTAGACGTGGAATTCGGCGTCCGGGTGACGAAACCCGGCCTCGCCGCGATTTCGGTCGCCGCCGTGCGCGCGGACGCCGGCGAACTCGCCGTGTCCGACGCCGGTTCCGCGCGCACCGCCGAATTCGAACACGGCACTCGCGCGGAGGTGTACGACCTCGCCGAGGGAGAGCACCGCGTCACCTACCACGGCGAACGCGTGCTGCATCGCGGCAACGCCGAATCCGTCACGCTCGCCGACATCGCGCGGTACACGCGGCCCAGCCGGTACTGCCCGTCCGACCGGATGGGCGGTCTGCTGCCACCGGGCATCGGCGAGCTGACCGGCGCGCGGGCGCGAGTGCAGGCGATCGTCGACCACGTACACCGCAGGCTCGCGTACGTCGTCGGCTCCGGCGGCCCCACCCACGACGCCATCGACACGCTCCTCGCCGGCGAAGGCGTCTGTCGCGACTTCGCGCACGTATGCGTCGCGTTGTGCCGCCTCGTCGACGTACCCGCGCGCTACACGTCGGTGTATGCGCCGGGTCTGCAGCCGATGGACTTCCACGCGGTCTTCGAAGCAGGCATCGACGGCCGCTGGTACGTCTTCGACGCCACCCGGTTGGCCCCGCGCCAGACCATGCTCCGCATCGCCACCGGACGCGACGCCGCCGACACCCCGTTCCTCGCGACGCTGGGCTGCGAACTCGACTTCCTCGGCGCGACTGTCTTCGCCACGACCGACGAACCGCTGCCGCGTGACGACGGGCACGCCCCGGTCGTACTGGCCTGA
- a CDS encoding YhjD/YihY/BrkB family envelope integrity protein, producing the protein MTVKRSSKTPGPSKWARARARYRWLDHIARATNRYIDYGGYHYVASITYFSLLSLVPILMVASSAAGFVLATQPHLLDALVRGISGSLPGPIGSQVSSLLTGFVEQRTGVGVAGLVVGLYSGWNWMNALRDALTAMYGQNRSEGPLLRTILMDVLALLGLAAALLVSFGISVSGTAVGRSLLGLVGVEDTSWGHNLLSFVSVPLALLADWLVFLWVLTRLPRERVGWRSAMRGAVAAAVGFELLKLAGGFYLNLISKSPSGVAFGSVIGLLFFISLIARMLIYITAWTATARDAPRKPIQPPAATQLRPIIAPKQNSGKAALLGAVVGALGTAVALRRGRRRDS; encoded by the coding sequence GTGACGGTGAAGCGTTCCAGCAAGACCCCGGGGCCGAGCAAGTGGGCCCGCGCGCGTGCCCGGTACCGATGGCTGGACCACATCGCACGCGCCACCAACCGGTACATCGACTACGGCGGTTATCACTACGTCGCGTCGATTACCTACTTCAGCCTGCTGTCGCTGGTGCCGATCCTGATGGTGGCCTCGTCGGCGGCCGGCTTCGTGCTCGCGACGCAGCCGCACCTGCTCGACGCGCTGGTACGCGGCATTTCCGGCTCGCTGCCCGGCCCGATCGGCTCCCAGGTCTCGTCGCTCCTGACCGGGTTCGTCGAGCAGCGCACCGGGGTCGGGGTCGCCGGTCTGGTCGTCGGCCTGTACTCCGGCTGGAACTGGATGAACGCGCTGCGGGACGCGCTCACCGCGATGTACGGCCAGAACCGGTCCGAAGGCCCGCTGCTGCGCACGATCCTGATGGACGTGCTGGCGCTGCTCGGCCTCGCCGCGGCGCTGCTGGTGTCGTTCGGGATCTCGGTGTCCGGCACCGCGGTCGGCCGTTCGCTGCTGGGGCTGGTCGGCGTCGAGGACACGAGCTGGGGGCACAACCTGCTGTCGTTCGTCTCGGTGCCGCTGGCGCTGCTCGCCGACTGGCTGGTGTTCCTGTGGGTGCTCACCCGGCTGCCGCGGGAACGCGTCGGCTGGCGCAGCGCGATGCGCGGCGCGGTCGCCGCGGCGGTGGGCTTCGAACTGCTCAAACTGGCCGGCGGGTTCTACCTGAACTTGATCAGCAAATCGCCGTCCGGCGTGGCGTTCGGTTCGGTCATCGGTCTGCTGTTCTTCATCTCGCTGATCGCCCGGATGCTCATCTACATCACGGCCTGGACCGCGACCGCCCGCGACGCGCCGCGCAAGCCGATCCAGCCCCCGGCGGCGACGCAGCTGCGGCCGATCATCGCCCCCAAGCAGAACAGCGGCAAGGCGGCGCTGCTGGGGGCGGTGGTCGGGGCGTTGGGGACAGCGGTCGCGTTGAGAAGGGGGCGGCGGAGGGACTCGTGA
- a CDS encoding thiolase domain-containing protein, which translates to MTKQLAAVLGTGQTHHRAKRTDVSMAGLLREAIDRAMTDAQVGWDDIEAVVIGKAPDLFEGVMMPELFLSDALGANGKPLIRVHTAGSVGGSTALVAASLIQSGVHRRVLTVAFEKQSESNAMWGLSILPPFQMPVGAGAGGYFAPHVRSYIRRSGAPEHIGAIVAAKDRRNGALNPYAHLQQADITVESVQASQMLWDPIRYDETCPSSDGACAMVLGDEAAGDAVPGGAAWIHATAMRTEPTTFAGRDQVSPQAGRDAAAALWRDAGIADPLSEVDVAEIYVPFSWFEPMWLENLGFAAEGEGWKITEAGDTAIGGRLPVNPSGGVLSSNPIGASGMLRFSEAAKQVMGRAGDYQVDGARVAMGHAYGGGSQYFSMWVVGAEKPS; encoded by the coding sequence ATGACGAAACAGCTCGCCGCGGTGCTCGGGACCGGGCAGACGCACCACCGCGCGAAGCGCACTGACGTGTCGATGGCCGGTCTGCTCCGCGAGGCGATCGACCGCGCGATGACGGACGCCCAGGTCGGGTGGGACGACATCGAGGCCGTCGTGATCGGCAAGGCGCCGGACCTGTTCGAGGGCGTCATGATGCCCGAACTGTTCCTCTCGGACGCGTTGGGGGCGAACGGGAAACCGCTGATTCGCGTGCACACCGCGGGTTCGGTCGGCGGGTCGACCGCGTTGGTCGCCGCTTCGCTGATCCAGTCCGGCGTGCACCGGCGCGTGCTGACGGTGGCGTTCGAGAAGCAGTCCGAATCGAACGCGATGTGGGGCCTGTCGATTCTGCCGCCGTTTCAGATGCCGGTCGGCGCTGGAGCCGGTGGGTACTTCGCGCCGCACGTCCGGTCGTACATCCGCCGTTCCGGCGCGCCGGAACACATCGGCGCGATTGTGGCGGCGAAGGATCGGCGCAACGGCGCGTTGAATCCGTACGCGCATCTGCAGCAGGCCGACATCACGGTCGAATCGGTGCAGGCGTCGCAGATGCTGTGGGACCCGATCCGGTACGACGAAACGTGCCCGTCCTCCGACGGCGCCTGCGCGATGGTGCTCGGCGACGAAGCCGCCGGGGACGCGGTGCCGGGCGGTGCGGCGTGGATCCACGCGACCGCGATGCGGACCGAGCCCACGACGTTCGCCGGACGCGACCAGGTCAGCCCGCAAGCCGGTCGCGACGCGGCAGCGGCGTTGTGGCGCGACGCGGGCATCGCCGATCCACTGTCCGAAGTGGACGTCGCGGAGATTTACGTGCCATTCTCCTGGTTCGAGCCGATGTGGCTGGAAAACCTCGGCTTCGCCGCCGAGGGAGAGGGCTGGAAGATTACCGAGGCCGGCGATACGGCGATCGGCGGGCGGCTGCCGGTGAACCCGTCGGGCGGCGTGCTGTCGTCGAATCCCATTGGCGCGTCCGGGATGCTGCGGTTCTCCGAAGCGGCGAAGCAGGTGATGGGCCGCGCGGGCGATTATCAGGTGGACGGGGCTCGGGTCGCGATGGGCCACGCTTACGGCGGCGGCTCGCAGTATTTCAGCATGTGGGTCGTCGGGGCGGAAAAGCCCTCGTGA